Genomic segment of Apium graveolens cultivar Ventura chromosome 7, ASM990537v1, whole genome shotgun sequence:
ataaagaagtctcgggtcataaataggctttctggtatttaaaatgatttttaaaacatttttcggaattaaaacgggtcgttggatcaattttgggttaataaatagggttcggttggcccattctggctccgaaataattttagaataattatcgagccttggaaataatttagaataatattttaaagctcgaaactaattttcagaatttttaaatcatttttaaataattaaatctaattaaataactaattaaaatcatttaataattaattaaatcaattaatcaattaattttcgaattaattgaccaattaatcaattataaattaactgaaattaattaactaattaatttagatttatttgtgaattaaaaataattttcagaattaaaataataatttttagaattttcagaaataaaaatgaatttttataataaaaataaataggaaatatgatttttaaacattttataaacaggaatcctaaatttgcaaagtctggaaacttcagggacctaactatatcgtccccaaaagtccagggaccaaactgcaattttacaccccgtcgccggaaaacagtcgggttcgccggagaacacgattccgacctcctcaccttaccacaagctccagatcacatctacaaattaccaggaatacaatcatgcaatcaaaacgacctaacaatccctgagttggccggaatttggccgtgaacatcggaaaacttcaaaacacaactcccttctctacagacctcattggttcatgaaacttatacgactagattgcaaatttcacagagaacacaacccactataacacaacatcaatctatcacagaataagaaacccccaaatttcaattaagaacattcatacgggttataaaccctaattttgaaattcgaaaattaaacccacttttgagcatgttattgaactccaaatcagacgtatgacatatgaaaatcatcaggaaaacaagctctacaacatgcaatcaccaaatcatacaaacaatcatccgaacaaaaattcatatttttaataaaataaattcgaaaataaataattttttagaaaaataaccttgatttctgcagtgaaacaaagctcagaatctgatagaacacctcaaatccttcattttggttactcaagctttgaaaacagagatcggtaacgccttcgttttgctgtttgattcttagaacagtttatgtaattagggcttttctctgaaaattatataattatctgtctgcaaatgattttgatgcgaaataaaatacggtaaaaggctatttataattacggaaaattagtatcccgttggatcattcccgatataaaacggtacgtttatttgtaaaaactgatccaaacggtatcggttttcgggataattatccaaatcagtacaatttgtactgcggtcttggtctcagcgcctggttacacgtattacgaagtgataattgggatagtttaataaaaagctcctgtttatcgaaaatacgggttttatggatttaccgaaatgaatattgtatcgaaaatgttgcgccgggacccgcgcaggacaaaccgtaagccggatcgaaaaagtcgaaacatggaatatgctcgaaatattacaattaggttaggaaggagttctcgaaagagtttcgggttccaaaaacgtaacaacggttgacgtcggttggttcccgtttttataaaatatattttaattacccggaaaaagattttagaaatttcatatgattcttataaatccataaaccaacataaaaataattaggaagatatgacaataatctatattttattttggacatgtaaaatttaaaatactcaattaatattatttttgaatattcaagtacagataacacttaacaattagctcacagaatagatactgaacacacataataattatataatagcaaaaataattacacgatatatcccggatattacaccagCCACCTGGATATGTAAAGGCAGGAAACGAAGGAAAGGTGTTGAGATTATATAAAGTGCTTTACGGTTTAAAACTGGCACCGTGAGCATGGAACACTCGTAGTGATTCCTATTTCAAGAAGAATGGATTTGTGCAGTGTCCGTATGAAGCTGCTTTGTACGTCAAAGAAAGGCAAGGTAATTTGCTACTCGTTGCACTCTATGTGGATGATTTAATTTTTATGGGAAACAATGAAAGTATGATCAAAGAGTTTAAACAAGAGATGACACAAGAATTCGAGATGACAGATTTGGGTTTGCTGAGATTTTTTCTCGAAATTGAAGTAAAGCAAGATAAGTCTGGTATTTTTATATCACAGGAGGCTTATGCTAATAGTATTTTGAAGAAATTCAAGATGGAACATTGTAATCGAGTTGGAACACCCATGGAATCGGGCACAAAACTTTCTAAATTTGAGGGAGGAAAGTCAGTAGAAGCAAATTTATATCATAGGTTGGTTGAAAGCTTGAGGTATTTTACCTGCACTAGGCCTGACATTGCATATAGTGTTGGTATTGTAAGCAGATTTATGGAAGATCCAAACCAGTCACATTGGAAAGCAATTAAAGGATTCTGAGATATATTAAAGGAACAAAGTCACTCGGATTATTTTATTCAAGTACTGCAGACTACAAGCTACTAGGATACTTGGATAGTGATTGGTGTGGAGATGTGGATGATCGTAAAATTACTACTGGATATATGTTTTTTATGGGAGAAACAACGTTTACATGGTAGTCTAAGAAGCAGCCTATAGTTTCGTTATCAACGTGCGAGGCAGAGTATGTGGCGGCTTATTGTTGTGTTTGTCATGTTATTTGGCTAAGAAGGCTTGTGAGTGAATTGACTCTTCTGCAGCAAAAGTCTACTGAAGTTCGAATTGATAATAAGTCAGCAATAGAGCTTGCAAAAAACCCAGTACATCATGAAAGGAGTAAACACATTGATGTTAAATTTCAATTTATCCATGAGCATGTGAAGGAGAAGAATGTGCATTTACGTCATGTTGTTAGTAGTGATTAGATCGCGGATGTGCTTACTAAACCATTGTCCAGAAATTTGTTTGATACATACAAGAGGTTGATAGGAATGAAAGATCGAAAGGAGTTAGTTTAAGGAAGGAATATGTTGGATAAACTTAACTCTTTGTGTTCTAAGGAATGTACTGGAAGGCTGGACTATACCACATTTGAATGTTGTCAAGTTATATTTTTTAGTATCATAAGTAAAACTCATTATCTGGTAGTCAACGATTACATgtcaaatgaaaatttataaaacccCTTACACACACATCAACTGATTATAATGGAATTAGGGGTGTGAGATACCACATAGCATATAGCCAACAAGGAGATTAGATGATTTTCCAAAGACCTCTTCATCAAATGAAAAATCTATGGTAACAAAAGTACTTAATAGCTACATTAACAAAATTAGCTAATTATTTGTCTACCATTGATACATATTTATATTAGAAACTAAAGTATGATAAATCATCacttaaatatttgaattttgatataGTGATGTATCACGGGTACCCCACTATTATATTCACCAATGAATATAAACATACATAATTAAAATTGCTaaacagaaaaataaaaattatgggAAAATGACTTTCCAATCCCATCTCCCATATGTTTAAGGATTAGATTAGCTAAAGCTTCCAAATTATTGAAACAACTTGCATTCACAAATCCTCATAATATAACTAACcaataatataaaagaaaattgtatcactaattttcttgaattaatatgcatttttatttttatgaataCAACTATTAAAAAACGAAATCTATATAATCTAAGGATTGTTCATGAAACATCAtcacttaaaaaaattaatttcaatgTAATGTTGTACCATGAACATCCTCAAATTATCTGGATTTGATAAACTATAACACATCTTTGTTTACcaatttaaatatttttacactATCATTATATGAGAGTTCCTCTTACTATCATTCTATACAAGAATACATAAAAAAAGACACTCTTTGATTTGTAATTTGTATATAGGAACATAGATTGTGCAGGTATTTATTGTAGAATACAGGCATATGAAAAAATAAGTCAATAACATTACTATTGAATTCAAAGTGTAAGGTATGTTTACAGCTGGATAACATCCACTAAATACAAATTTGATAAATACTTATTTAATTTGTGATATCTGTATACAACTCGAAAAAATAAAGGGGTTAAACATCAAATAAGTCAGCTACTGCATCCAAATGTATCAACTGATTCACtgattacaaaactgactcagatgagtcactcatttaataatttatatcaaaaatatcactatgtcattagtcgaaattcttaaaagtattataCATTGAGTTTCGCACATTTTTTATCAATGATATTACATACAAATGAAAGGTTACAAGTTctactattttagataatattgttagatttttaaaattttatcaactatttatttttaattttttgattgttttatttgatttaaataaaaataaatagtagataaatttttaaaaatttaataatattatctaaaataagagaactcagaatcttttatttggatgtaatatcatttataaaaatGTTCGAAACTCAATACATAATACTTTTAAAAATTTCGACGATAGAGttatatttttgatataaattttCAAATGAGTGACTCATCTCAGTTAGTTTTGTAATGAGTGACTCAGTTGATACATTTGGACCAGTAGGTGACCTACTTGATATTTAACCGAAAAATAAAGTACAATTctttacatatatttatatataatatagttTGACATTTTTGTTATGACCCTAATATGAAAGAcacattttttattaaataatatgcaattttaattgatgagaggtattcatatatttaaaaataaattatctGAATATAATGCACAATGCACAATATACTTTTTTTTATGTAATGTACAATGTAACTTAACTACAatataaaacaaatatttttaaatattatgcaatTTTGTATAGTAAGAGATAATATatcaaaaaataaattattttagtagtaAGGGGCACATCTTTTTTACAAAAAGGATAAGAACAAATATTAAATAAGTAGTAATATATGAATATGTATATTTAtccataatatatttttaaagtgAAACAATGATTTTTAGATTATTAAGATATATGCATACTCATGATTTGTTGGTGGTTCACCAAAAGGACATATGAGCTATTTTGAAACTGGACTATACAAGTGTCCCTAATGGAATGGTAAATGACTAATTGTTAATTGGCACAATacaatattattttaattcaCTTTAGAAATAAACTGAATAGTCCTTTAAGTTTGCAAAGTTGTTTAATTTAAACTTGAATATCTTTTAATTCtcaataaattaatatttgaatGTTACTTAATCATATATTTAAGAGCCTGAAGCCACAAAATGCATCAAGTTACCAATGCCAAATTTTTCACAGAAGTTGTAGACATATGCCTCTAATAAATGGATGGTCTCTAACATTTTGAAGGTTTAATCAATCACCTTAATTTAAAAGATTTCTTATTTTTCAAGTCAGCTTAATTTAAGAGATTTAGTAAGTAGTAGCTAGTGCTTTGTTGGCAAGTGAACTGGTTTTGTTTTTACCTTAAATTTTCATATTACTTAGATTTTGCTTCCCTTATGTTAGACAATTCCTATATTTTGATGGTTATTTGATTGGAATGTGAATGTAGTAGAATTTCTATGTAGTAATTTTAAGTCTTGTACATCTCATATGAAAGTGGAAAACTACTTATAGACTTATAGTATTATGTGATAAGCTGGGCAATGTAAAACAAATTAAAATAGTCGGGAAAATAGGGAATTCTGAGAATTAAACTCGGAACCTCTCACTCCCTAACAGAGAATCATACAACTAGACCAAATGCCATCATGGGTGCAAACCAAGTTTTTGTCTTTCATCCAAAGAGTTTATGTCAGAGAGCATTAATTTTGTAGCAAACAACATTAATTTGGCAGCAAACACTTCTGTAGCTGTCTTTCCTTTTTAGACGATTATTGGACAAACTATTTTGAAGTATTCATTATGGTTTCTCTTGTAATTCACTAGAAGTGCACTTACCTCATACCTGTTTATTTCTAACCGTTGGTTGTGGCCTGAACGTCAAGAATATTAGGatctaaaatattattgtaaattacaattgaatatagacattaagaaattgatttttgatgaggAGCCGAAGAGCTGCAAACGTCCATCACATCTCGAACCACAAATGGATTAAACTACTAATCCACTTCAAACACGTTCATTTAATACAAATAGAAACATCCTCAGACCACATATGTCCAATTCCCTACTCACTGttcaaattattatacatgtaaaTGGGGACATACTATTATTACATATTTGAATAGTCTTAAATGAAACCCATCAATTTCGTattcttttttattattaaattttataatcAGACTCGGTAAAAAATTCAGACATAATTCAAAGCAGAAAGGAACGTAGGCAAAAATAGTACGGAATATAGGGGATGATGTTAATCACGGTGAAGAATCTATAAAAATAATGTTATACAATTTATGCAACCAATTTTTTTAGAGAATATTGTACACGgaccataagtataaattgaTCTTGGTCGCTTCCATGCATTACACTAAAGGCTAGAGCAAGAGTGAACCCGTGTATTTTATCTCCATTGGTTCCATCACAACACTTGCAAATCAATCTCAGCTTTCCATTGTGTTACCTCCTCTATTCATCATATCATTATTCATTTTAATAAGAGAGGACCATCAAATGAATTTAATTAAACTGAATTTCTAAATTACAAGTGATTATATTTATCGGGTTTACTTACAGGCATATCACCATCACGAAGTAGAAACTATAATCCCCTGCAGCTCCCAGTGTTATTTAGTATCAGACACCCCAAATTTATTCTAATATGTTGACGGGTGGATAATTGATTTCAAAAATTCTCAGTTGTCAAATAGTCATAAGAAAATAGCATTTTCAAATAGTAGTTTGTTACACTCCTATAACATATTTGAAAGTTGTCAAGTTATATTTTTTAGTATCATAAGTAAAACTCATTATATGGTAGTCCATAATTACATGAtaaatgaaaatttataaaacctGTATGATTGTAAAATAGAGAATGTAAGCGTTGAACAACTTAAAGATTTTATTGATACTCACTCCAATACTTAAACAAAACACAGCTAGAAAGTATCCTACAAAATAGGGACTACGTAACAAACCTACCTAGACTAAATCAACTACTAACGTTAAACTAAGACTTTTTCAAAAAATACTCCTACAAACTCTCCGGGCCAGGCCATGACCCAGACATGTTAGAAAAATAAATAGACAAAGCAGATAACTTCAAGTTTGAATTAACACCCCAACAGACTTCCCCTAATTCAAACTTTTCTGAACACAGTTTCTTACTCCAAGTATACTCCTCATCTTCTCAAAATTCACCACGCTTAATGCCTTCGTGAGAGAGTTAGCCCGTTGTTCCTCTGAACACAAATGTTTCAGAATGATGTCTCCATTTTCAATGCACTCTCTAATAAAATGAAATCTAACGTCAATTTACTTGCTCCTACCATAAAATACAGGGTTCTTCGCTAAGTCAATGGCTGACTTGCTATCGATAAACAGCATCACAGGTTGAATGTATTGCCCAGTAACTTGTGTCAACAATTTTCTCAATCATATCCCTTGACATGAGGCAGCTGTTGCTGCCATAAACTCAGCCTCCCATGAGGAGAGTGCAACACACTTCTGTTTCTACGAATTTCTTGTTATCAAGCTTTTATTTAGATAGAAGACCATACCGCCAGTGCTCTTTCTATCTTCTACATCTCCTGCCAGATAGCTGTCTGAGTACCCAATTACAACATTATTCTCTTCATCACTAGTATAAATTAAGCCAAAATCCATCGTTCTTTTCACATATCGTAAGACACGTTTTGCATCATTCAAATGCATCAGTGTAGGTTTTTCCGTAAACCTACTTATAACACCAACAAAATAGGCCAAGTTAGGCCTAGTGTAAATCAAGTATCTCAGCCCTCCAATTATGCTTTTAAAATTTATTGAATCCACCAGTTTGCCTCCTTCATCCTTGATGCTGATCTCTTTAGGATGCATCAGAATTCTAGTGGGATTACACTCAAACATTTCCGCCTTGTGAAATATCTTCTTTGCATATCCTGCTTGTTTCAGACATATGTATCCATCTCCTTGCACCACCTCAATACCCAAGTAATACGTGAGCTTGCCCAAATCGATCATGTCAAAACTCTTTGTCATTTAAGTTTTGAATTCCACAATAGCCTCAACACTTGTACCAGTGACTACAAGATCATCCACATAAACTCCAACGATTAAAATTTCACACCTTGTAAATCCCAGCCCTTCTAGACACTTATTAAGCTTAGAATACCAGGCTCTTGGAGCCTTTCTTAGTCCGTATAAATCCTTCAATAGCCTATACACGAGATGCTCTTTTCCACATTTCACGAATCCTTCAGGTTGCTTCACAAATACTTCCTCCTTCATCTCTCCATTAAGGAATGCTATTTTGACGTCGAGATGGTGCACCTGCCAATTACCTTTAGCTACAAGTTCCAGCAATAGTCGTATTGTCTCGATACGAGTAACATATGCAAAAAGCTCATCAAAATCCACACCCTTCCTTTGCGCATAGCCCTTCGTAACAATTCTGGCCTTATGCTTTGTGATGTTACCTTCTGCATCTCGTTTGATTTTATATACCCACTTCAGGTCAATTGCCTTTTGCCCCTTTGGTAATTCTGttaactcccatgttccatttcTTTCAATAGCCTCAATTTTAGCTTACATTGCCTTCCTCCATTCACCCTCTTTAGCAGCTTGTGAGTAATTGACTGGTTCATCTATGCCCATAAGATATAGTTCATCCTCCTTGAGTTCTATTAGTTCAGTGGCAGCATAAATTTCATTAAGTGCTTTGAACTTTACAGGTGGTTCATCAGTCTTAGACCCATACTCTGATATGCTCGAACTTTGACCTATAGTGTCTTCATCTTCAGGGTTGTCACTTGCTTCATGGACACCACTTCAACATCTGTGTGCTGAGTTTGAAAAGTCGACATCACAAGAAAATTACCAGTATTAATCTTGCTTGCATCTTCAATTTTACACCAATTCTACGCCTTTTTCTCCTTAAAGATCACATCTCGACTCACGTGTATCTTTCAAGTTTCAGGATCTAGCAGCCTATAGGCCTTTGTACCCGGTTCCTTGCCAAGATTCACTACTGGTCTGCTTCTATTGTAAAGCTTTTTCAGATTCACATTCTGTTCTTTCATATATGCCATACATCCAAAGACTCACAAATGATCTATACTTGGCTTTTCGTTGGATCATGCCTCGTATGGAGTAACACCAGTTACAGCACGGGTTGGAAGTGGATTCAACAAATATGTTGAGTGTCGAATAGCTTCCCCCAACAGATAGTTTGACATCTTCATCTCCATAAGTAAACTTCGCGACATCTCAATTAGGGTCCTGTACGCCTTTCGACCATGCCATTCAGTTGTGGCGAGTATGGAGCAGAAAAATGGTGAGTGATCCCAACTTCTTCATAATATCGAGCAAAATCCTTTGAGGTAAATTCCTTACCATTGTTTTTTCTAAATTTACAAATCTTTTTCCCTGAACTATTTTCGACTAACACACGAAACTTCTTGAAGGAGTCAAAAGCATCATTTTTATTTTTCAGAAGATAAGTCCACATTAATCGACTATAATTATCAATTagaacaaa
This window contains:
- the LOC141673366 gene encoding uncharacterized protein LOC141673366, whose amino-acid sequence is MESNRWYLDNGASKHMIGQLSNFDKLDKSVVGQVEFGDGSVVQIEGKGCISLKCKNGKIRTLNVVHFIPSLCSNIISLGQLAEEGYNITIRGDYLWFKEQEGNLLIKVKCSTNRFYKIIIYSRDLQCLMSRCEDESWLWHFLLGHVNFKAIKLMFMDNMVLGMPVIKQPKEVCTGYLMSKKCRKYFPSQLKSIATRPPELVHGNLFGPISPTTPAASDNPEDEDTIGQSSSISEYGSKTDEPPVKFKALNEIYAATELIELKEDELYLMGIDEPVNYSQAAKEELPKGQKAIDLKWVYKIKRDAEGNITKHKARIVTKGYAQRKGVDFDELFAYVTRIETIRLLLELVAKGNWQVHHLDVKIAFLNGEMKEEVFVKQPEGFVKCGKEHLVYRLLKDLYGLRKAPRAWYSKLNKCLEGLGFTRCEILIVGVYVDDLVVTGTSVEAIVEFKT